In a single window of the Salvelinus sp. IW2-2015 unplaced genomic scaffold, ASM291031v2 Un_scaffold5573, whole genome shotgun sequence genome:
- the LOC112078356 gene encoding nuclear factor 7, brain-like — translation MATSSSNLTDHLCCAICTEIFTEPVSLSCQHIFCKRCLEQSLPRRCPECRAPITERNFQINRLVRNMADQLRLEQGRPEKTRGQRPTGERGDECPEHGEAMKLFCVTDRKLICLVCKEGRDHRGHTFKPVREAQEDLMTEVVSALAILKEDLNIAQHTRERQQRSIFKTVEKSSQVKEKIRTQFEEEINKLKQREEQAMREIDRRDGLVNINMEKRLTKIKRHVTDVKKRETSLQSGLYITNPRKFLRWWTEKGRATCHTRQVCPDVYKAPMVEKPTQSEGCEDPDTRVHVVIGRRESRKALNGKPILFR, via the coding sequence ATGGCTACATCTTCCTCTAACCTGACCGACCACCTCTGCTGCGCCATCTGTACAGAGATCTTCACTGARCCTGTGTCTCTCAGCTGCCAGCACATCTTCTGTAAGAGATGTCTTGAACAGAGCCTCCCACGCCGCTGCCCTGAGTGTAGAGCTCCGATCACGGAGAGAAACTTCCAGATAAACAGACTGGTCAGGAACATGGCGGACCAGCTGAGACTGGAGCAGGGTAGACCAGAGAAGACAAGAGGACAAAGacctacaggagagagaggagatgagtgtcCTGAGCACGGAGAAGCTATGAAGCTGTTCTGTGTGACAGACAGGAAGTTGATCTGTCTGGTCTGTAAGGAAGGGAGAGACCATAGAGGACACACATTCAAACCTGTGAGAGAGGCACAGGAGGATCTGATGACAGAAGTGGTCTCAGCATTAGCTATACTGAAGGAAGACTTGAACATAGCGCAACATACAAGAGAACGTCAACAAAGAAGCATCTTTAAGACAGTTGAGAAATCCAGCCAAGTCAAGGAAAAAATCAGGACCCAGTTTGAGGAAGAAATCAACAAgctgaagcagagagaagagcaggcgatgagagagatagacaggaggGATGGTCTTGTCAATATCAATATGGAGAAACGTCTGACTAAAATAAAGAGACACGTGACTgatgtgaaaaagagagagacctcTCTTCAGTCTGGACTGTACATCACTAACCCCAGGAAGTTCCTTCGGTGGTGGACAGAGAAGGGTCGCGCTACGTGTCATACAAGGCAGGTTTGTCCAGACGTCTACAAAGCACCCATGGTGGAAAAACCAACGCAATCTGAGGGCTGTGAAGATCCTGACACCCGTGTGCATGTTGTTATTGGCAGGAGGGAATCAAGAAAAGCCTTGAATGGAAAACCTATTTTatttcgataa